The Silene latifolia isolate original U9 population chromosome X, ASM4854445v1, whole genome shotgun sequence genome contains the following window.
aATTGCATATATCGTATCATATCCGTATTAttataaaaccgtatcgtatatttCTGATCACCCCTAGTAAGAATGTAATGCTTGAGTATTATTGAATAATACGAAGAGTATATATAGGAGTAAGACGATATACTAGCCTAATATAAATGATACAACTACTCATAATAACCGATACAAGATATGTAAAACATACACAAAAATATTCACACAATATTTATTGTCTAATAATTGATAACACGAACGATAAATAATaacgatttaaaaaaaaaaaaaaaacctaaaacaGTCATAACTTTTTGCTTGTGtgtccatttttgatgattttttttcaaatcgctTGTCTCGACGAAACGAATACAATGGGAGAATTTCATTTTTTTACCTGGTATAGTCGTGTGAACCACACAATCATCATCCAGTAATGCGGGTTAGAGTAATTAGGTTTTGATAGGGGTAGGTTGGTCCATGAccataattattattaaaaaaatggTATAAATTGAAACATCAggcaaataaataaaataaaaattgattTAGGTAAATTGCACCAAAAGTCATCCAAACCGTAAAAATATCCGGTAAtattcttcttctccttcggcCGTCTCTTTATATTATTTGGGTGAAATTGATTTGATTGTTTCAAATTATTGATTGATTAATTTTACTTTTGTTTTCAAGTTAATTAATTTCATCCCCATCAGATTTGTTGTGCGTTTTGAGATTATTTTAgcgttaattaattaattaactaattaatttcgGTTGTATTTTTGTTGATTATTTGTTTACCAGTAATCTTTCTCTCGTATTTGGGTGAAATTGATTTGATTATTTCTATTCCTAGTtataattaattagtttaattcagcCCCATTCATCTCATGGGTTCAGGATTTTTCATGGTTTACTTGATACTCCGTATAGTTTATTTGGATGATGTTAtattctcgttttttttttttctcacgaaGCGCGCaaataatcgaattacaataaagGAAAGGGGATTCGAATATGAGACCTATTATCCACAATACCTCcatcttaaccactagactaagacataGTTATATTCTGTTATGCATGCATGCatacattttttttaatttttaaaccTAATTTGTATTCTCGCATGCTTTTTCAGGAGTCAGGACCAAACTGGTGTCTCTCTTTCTCTGTCTCTATGGCGATGGAGATGCAGACGTGCAACCGGCCCCCTTTTGCTCGCACCAAGTTATTTGTATCCTGTACATTGTTAACTCTTGCTACTCTAAAGATGTCGTGAGTAATTCTCCCTCTCTTTACcttgctaataataataataataataaatactgTATCTAGGTTTTTAAGTTACTTTTTGGGATTTTCTCTCGTATATCcttgaactttttcgttttctatggtgtacccctcgtttttcgcaaaaaaactttgaccgacaatgaTTCTCtattacgagttcagaaaacggtaaatttttttttttccaaaccaactatctcgtcaaggccttcaatttaaaaaaattcattttaaactcatatccggtagttatggttggtcaaacattttttaacgaataaattttgaccgaccataattcccgactacgagttgagacgtcagtgatttttttttgagttattgacggtcaaagctTTTTTGCATAAAAAGAGGGGTATattatagaaaatgaaaaagttgaggggtacacgagTGAATATCCCTTACTATTTTGTTTACTTTAGCCAACTTTGATTGAATAATGTTCCATTTGTTTACTTTAGTGTCAAATGTCAATTATAATTCCTCAGTTCCGGTGATTTGTTTATGGCTAAAGGACTGTTTAAAAATAAATTGTcgaattaaattaattttaattaagtatGGTGACTTATTATTAATGTTAGttaaattatactcaattgaattAAGCTGTGTCTCTAATGAACTAGCTATTCATTCGCAGTGAGTGGCTATTTCGTTCAGATAGGAAAGAGATTGCTGCTAGGAAGGCAAAATGGGAAAGCTCGTATGTAGAGAACCAAGCAAACAGTCAAGTAAGCGTGGTTATTGTCCAACAGTGCAAAACAAGCatcaaagaagaaaaagagaagcAGTTGGATGACAGCAGGCAAGAAGTATGTAAAGTAGAATAAGACTAGCCTAGTTGTCCATTGGTTATTAACTAGAATTTAGGTGTATATACACCTCTATGTTTGTAAAATCAGAtcatcaaaaataaaacaaaagatcTCACATTCAATTCTCTATTATCTATGGCTCAACAACCTAGTCTTCTATTCCTGACAATGACATTAACTCaacgtggtatcagagccatgagAGTTAAGGAGACTCACAATCGTTCTTGTTGAGCATTTAATTCACTCAGCTTATATAAACTGAGCTTGTGGTTAAGAGAAATCACATCTAATCCTCTCCTTTTCTAAAAATTTATCTTAGTCATCAAAATGGCAAATCTTAACAACACAATAATCCTTGAAAACCCAGAAGACAACATCATATTAAACTCTTCTGGTAATGATGTACCTTCTGCCAGTGCCATCCTTGATTCTTCTGACCCACTGTACTTGCACCCAGCTGAGAGTGCTCACCCCATAGTGGTGGACACCAAACTCACTGGGATTGACAACTACTTTGAGTGGAAACGTCAAATGGAGATTGTCATCTGTATCAAGAGGAAGCTGGGAATGTTGACAGGAGTGGTGAAGAAACCCAAAAATGATCCACTGAGAGAGCTGCTTGGATCACCTACAACAGTCAGCTCATTTCTTGGATTCTTCACAATGTGGAGCAACAGATCAGGAAGTCTGTGATGTATTTCAGCACTGCAAAAGAAATCTAGGATTACCTTCAGAGGCAGTTCTCTGTGAGCAATGGTGCTCGAAAATTCAGACTCAACAAAGAGCTGGAGAATCTGGAACAAGGAGACAAAAGTATTTGTGAATACTTCACAGAACTGAGGATCCTGTGGCAGAACATTGAGCTCATGAATGATTGGCCACCAATCACTCAAATGACAGCTGAAATCAATGCTTGGTTGGAAGCTCATCTCAAGGAGCAGGATGAAAGGAAGTTGTTTCAATTTCTCAATAACCTGCACCCATCTTACTCCACCCTGAGGAGCAATATCCTCATGATGACTCCTCTTCCAATTGTAGAGGAAGTTGCTGCCATTCTGCAACAGGAAGAAGCACAGAGGAAAAATTATAAGAGTAGTGCAAACATGGATGTTGACAACTCTGCGTTCTATGCCAGTCAAAGGAATGAAGATAACATTCCATTCTGCAATAAATGTCAGCAGAAAGGGCACCCACTGAGCAGCTGCTGGAGGATTGTTGGGTATCCTGTTGGACATCCAATGCATCAGTATTTCCCAGCACCTCAGAACTCTCAGAACTCTGAGAAGCCAACAGGAGGCCAGGCAGCAGGTGCATCTAGAGGTTACAGATCTGGAATGCAGAGAGGAAGGTCTCAGAAACACCCAACCAGAGGGAACAGAGGCAAGATGGCTGCTACAACTATGACTTCTGGAGGAAATGAGGATATGACTGGGGCAATCACTCTGACTACTGCTCAATTTGATCAATTGATGAAAAATCAGAAGGGAAAGGACATAGCCTATCCTAACACTGAAAAAGAGATGGAAGCAAACTTTGCAGGTATGGCCCTCTCTACTTCAAACTGTCTGAACAATAAATCACTTGAGTGGATAATAGATTCAGGCGCCTCAGATCACATGATATCTGACTTTGAACTCTTACAAAACTGCAAACCTTTGATTACTAAACCAAAAATCAACTTACCAAATGGAGTCTCATCTGTTGTGTCCCACTGTGGTACCTTCCAACTTCAGAATGGTATGACACTGCACAAAGTTTTCTATGTCCCCACATTTAAACACAATCTTTTGTCAGTACAAAAACTCGTTAAAGATGAAAAATGTGTTGTGACATTTTATGAGCATATGTGTGTCATACAGGACTCACGTACCAGGAGGATTAAGGCATTTGGCAGGGAAGATAAGGGCATCTACTACTTATTAAATAATGATAGCCCTAGGTCACCTAGAGTTTGTGGTAGTATCACCGAGTTTAACTCATGTAAGGGTAAATCTTATTTTGTTGCCAACAGTGGCTTGAAGGATTCAGAGGGTATTTTATGCAATCCTTGTACTACCTCTGACAGTCAATGTAATGAACTGACTAGTTTTAATGAGAACAATGGTAGTGTTTGGCATCTCAGGTTGGGTCATGCTAGCCTTGGAAAACTAAAACATATTTCTTGCATTACATCAACTGATCTAAAACATTTTAATACTGCTTGCATTACCTGCTCCATGGCCAAACAAGCCAAGCTCCCCTTTCCTACTAGAACAACCAGAAAACCTCAAATTTTTGATCTTGTTCATGTGGATGTTTGGGGACCCTATAGAAAGGAAACAAGAAATAAACATAAATATTTCCTAACTCTTGTTGATGACCACTCAAGAGCTAATTGGGTTTACCTCATGAAACATAAATCTGAAGTCCCATAATTGTTAGTTCAGTTTCATGCTTTTGTTAAAACTCAATTTGATAAATGCATAAAATATTCAGATCAGACAATGCTCTTGAACTTGTTGAGGGAGCCAGCAAGAAATTTTTGCTTTCCACAGGGATCTGGAAACAGACCAGATGTGTTGACAgaccacaacaaaatggagttGTGGAGAGGAAACATAGACATTTGCTAGAAATTAGCAGAGCTATCAGGTTCAATTCAGGCCTACCTCTCTCTTTTTGGGGGGATTGTGTCCTCATAGCTGACTATATCATCAACAGGCTTCCTACCAAAGTTCTCAACAACTTGACACCATATGAACTATTGTTCAAACAACCACCCAAGTATGATATGCTTAGAGTCTTTGGGTGTCTAGCCATGGTCTATAACCCAACCAGATACAAGGATAAATTTTAGCCTAGAGGCATCCCTTACATCTTTATAGGTTACCATTTGTCACAAAAAGGTTACAAAGTTTATGATATGGTCAAGAAAACTGTATTTGTTTCTAGGGATGTCAAATTCTTTGAGTCTATGTTTCCCTGCAAGGTTAAACACTTTGGTCAACAGATGTCCACTCTACAGTCTGAACAAATGCCTCTTCCAAGACAGGAACTATATGCAGAAGAGCCAGTCCTGCCTCCCTCCACCATGCCAGAAATCCCAGCTGCTGAGGAGGCCACTCTTACTACCGCAGTTGCAGATCCCTCTGTAAGGCCATTGAGACACAGAAAAGCACCAGAATGGACCAAGGACTATGAATGTGACAACCTTGTCATGGCCCCTGCTACTGTTGTCAATGTGGCACAGCTTCACATGGCTAGATCATTTGCTGGGGCTGCCACTCTTGACAGCTTCACTCCAGACCCAACTCATTTTCATGAAGCTATTCAAGATCAGAAATGGGTTGATGTCATGAACTCTGAATTACAAGCATTGGCTGTCAACAACACCTGGGTTCTAACTGACTTACCCAAGGGTAGGAAAGCCATAGGCAGCAAATGAATTTACAAAACCAAGTATAATCCAGATGGTTCCATTGAAAGACACAAGGCCAGGTTGGTCATCCAAGGTTTCAGACAAAGATATGGCTTAGATTATGAGGAGAAATTTGCTCCCGTGGCTAAAATGTCCACAGTGAGGGCCCTCCTAGCTGTGATCTCCATGAAAAAATGGACTACATGTCAAATGGATGTAGCCAATGCTTTTCTTCATGGAGACCTAGAAGAGGATGTTTACATGAAGCCCCCACCTAGATACTGTGATGGAAAGGTGCTTCCTAGTGGACAAGGGGAGTGTGGTTCTACTATGGGAGACAAAGTCTGCAAGTTGCTCAAATCCCTCTATGGACTTAAGTAAGCACCACGACAGTGGTTTTCCAAGCTCTCTCAGGTCTTGCTTCAATACAACTTCAGACAATCACATGCAGACCATTCACTATTCATTAGACAACATCATGGAAGCACCACAATTGTACTCATCTACGTAGATGACATGGTCATTGCAGGAGATGACCCCTCTGCCATTCAAGCACTCAAAGAACACTTGAACTCCTTCTTCCATATGAAAGATCTAGGACCTTTGAAATATTTCTTGGGCCTCGAGGTTGAACGAAGTACAGCTGGCATCTTCATCTCTCAAAGAAAGTATACCTTGGATCTTCACAAATTTTTCAACATGGATAAGTGTAAGACCTTGAAATTACTTGTTAACCCAGTTATTAAATTAGAACCAGGCAAAAGGACTCCTCTACCACAGCCTGAACTATACAGGAAGCTTGTAGGAAAACTCATTTATCTCACTATCACCAGGCCAGATATTGCCTTCTCAGTTCACTTATTGAGCCAATTTCTACAAGCTCCTACCTCTGACCACATGCAAGCAGCAAGGAGAGTTCTTAAATACCTCAAATTTGCTCCTGGACAAGGTGTTCTTTTTGCCAGTGCGTCTGCTGCAAAGCTCACAGCTTACTGTGACTCTAACTGGGCTTCTTGTGCTTTCAGTCGCAAATCCACCACTGGCTATTGCATTCTCTTTGGTCACTCTCCCATTTCCTGGAAATCCAAGAAACAATCCGTGGTTTCCAGGTCGTCTGCAGAGGCAGAGTACAGAGCCCTGGCTATGACTACATGTGAAGTCACTTGGCTTTTTCAACTTCTCCAGGATTTAGGTTTGCAACATCTGGGTCCAGCTCATCTCAAATGTGATAACCAGGCAGCTTTGGCTATTGCAGCTAATCCTGTTTATCATGAGCGTACTAAACACATAGAAGTGGATTGCCACTTCATTAGAGAAAAGATACAACAGGGACTGCTCACTACTTCCTATGTTAATACTAAAGATCGGGTAGCTGACATTCTCACCAAATCTTGTTCAATCTCCCAGCACCAATACCTAATGTCCAAGATGGGAGTTTCGTCCACTCTCCACTCTCATCTTGAGGGGGAGTGTAGAGAACCAAGCAAACAGTCAAGTAAGCGTGGTTATTGTCCAACAGTGCAAAGCAAGCATCAAAGAACAAAAAGGGAAGCAGTTGGATGACAGCAGACAAGAAGTACAATGCTGTAAAGTAGATTAAGACTAGCCTAGTTGTCCATTGGTTATTAACTAGAATTTAGATGTATATACACCTCTATGTTTGTAAAATCAGATCATCAAAAATAAAACACAAAAGATCTCACATTCAATTCTCTATTATCTATGGCTCAACAACCTAGTCTTCTATTCCTGAGAATGGCATTAACTCAACATCGTACAAGTGATTTCAACTTTGACTTGGTTGCTGCTTTTCTTAGGAAATACTACCTTTGTTGTATTTGTTTCTTGTTTGCTAAACATAAATTCTCACTTTAGATGTAGACAGGTCAAATATCGACTAATTGTTGGTTCAATTATCATGTCACTTGGTTGCTGGTTTTCTTAATTCTACTTTTAGTTCTTGTTGTCAACTCTACTTCTGTTCATGGGTTGCTTGGTTAACTCCACCAAAATTGACACTACGCCGAATGACCAAAAAGAGCCTATTTTGGCCGAACCGCAATGCGCTGAAAAGAAAGAGCCAAGTAAGAGTTGGGTGAAGCGAGGAAATACGTATTCACCGGTAAAACACTAAAGTCTCTGAGGCTCTGAGCGTATAACACAACATATAGTAGTATAGCACCCACAATAATACAGCATCAGATTACAAGGAACTAAGGAAGTACCGCTTAACCACCAAATTTGTAATTCAAGTCCTAAACCTTTAATAACTGGTTGTTGCACCATGCTCTATCAGGCATGGTGCTCTAATTTGTCAAAATGCTAATCGTAAGTAAATCGGAATTATATATTAACATAAATGAACATGGTCCAGTATATAATGTAAAATTTGAGAACAAGCATAGTAGTATTACATAACATGAGCCATAGAAGCACCCTTATGATATCGCTCAATTCTACTTTTCCGAGTATCAAACCAAGAAGACTTCATTTACATCCACTTTATAGAGCCGACAACTAATATTGCCACATTATAATAagaaaaaattacaaataaccaccacgtatttacgtgtttttacaaattaccaccatgtatttctatttttacaaataacccccataTTTTCACGTATACTCCTCAATTACCACCGTATATATGACCCGAGACTCGTTTTTTATTTTTTCCGACTAGTTAATTAACAAGCTATTTGAAATACCCATATTACCCTTATCAACTTACACAATCCCAAATTAACATAACATTTCTATCTTTCTTGATTTCCTCATGAAGACCCAAATCAATTAATTCATATGGAAATCCTAAATCCCTTAAATCAATTGATCCAATATGCTTTACAATTTTTCTTTACAATTCATCTGAAATGACCCCTTTGTGATTTTCTATAATTCTTGGACCCATTCACATAAATTCAGGTTCAGCTCATACTCACAAGATCGTTAATCCAACTTTAAAGAGACCAGTAAATTAACTAGGTGAAGCAAATTCAAGGAACCTTGGATTAGTCAgtaaaacttgcatctctttctCCTCCAAGAACAGCCACATTTCAATTCCTTCACCATTTAAATCATCATCATAATCCCTAAAGGCGATTTTATTCCTAAGTGTCTTTGGAGCTTTCCCAGCAACTGGTATCATCAAATTCAGTTTCCCAAACCCGAAATCGGCCTCATTCAATCCAATCCAAACGCGATACATCATACACATTCGAATGACATTCTTTATCATTTTGCTTTGCGACCATTCGATATTCACGTATCATTTCTGCTCCATTTACTCCTTGAAACTTTTCAACTATGGATTTGGTTTCCGAAACGGAGCCATGGATTTCCCAGACAAGCTCTTGGAACGCCATCCCTTGTCTCGTTGCCTTTGTTTGAATGTCAAACACGCAATTTCCCATTGAGTCTCTAGGAAGTGGCGGGTTTGTTCGCGGCCTCATGTTAATGGTCATTGAGACAACTGTCGTCTCTTGAACCTGCTCGTGTGCAATGTTCGCGGCAGCAACGACATTCTCCCACACAAATGCTGTGATGGTAATGCCGTTGTTGGTTGCTTAATTGAGCGCAGAATCGGGTTGTTCTTTGTGACCGGAATTCGGCATGGTAGAGAATGGAGATGAGTGTTGGTGAAATGTGGGAGGATTTTGGGGATTTAAGGTTTTCAGATAAATCAATTGATTTGGGGGGATTTAGGGTTTCCAGATgaattttaattgatttgggtCTTCAAGGAAATAGAAAAAGATAGAGATAGAAATAGAAATGTTTTGTTAATCTTGGATTGTATAAGTTCATAAGGGTAACTTGGGTATTTCAGATAAATCGTTGATTAATGAGTCGGAAAATATAAAAAACGAGTTCGGGTCaaatatacggtggtgattggggagtataCATAAAAggttgggggttatttgtaaaaatagaaatacatggtggttatttgtaaaaatacgtaaatacatggtagttatttgtaatttttccttatAATAACTCCACTACAAACAAAGAGATTCCCTCTCACCACTTAATAGCAATTCATCCATATACAAGCAACCGGTCGGTTTATTATATCTTACCTTTGTCTCAGTGAATAGTTTAGAGCTTTACACTTACTTTATTTTTTACACTTACTTTATTTTTTAAGAGGAAAATAAAGCAAGTGTAATGTTAGTAATCTACTAACATGTAAATTATTAAGGGAGGCAAAAGGAATAATAATCACCATGTAACAAATTAATTACTCTAGCATCATGATTCATGACCACCAAGCATAGACATACACGGTGAagacattattagtgtaatactacggttttacgagctgttgggtactctatcgagtaaggcatactctgtcgagtaagtcagTTTTGCGTACGAAACACTGTTTTgtttgatgggtactcgatcgagtaggggccactcgatcgagtacctcacttactcgatcgagtgcgttgGATTTTACGGGTTTTTGGctgggttttgatagcaacgcgggAATGATATTTTAAAAATAATTTTCGGCGGTTTCTTTATACTTTTTACCCTATTCTAAATATTTACACAAGAGAACAAGTTACGCAGCTTTCCtctctcgcattgctatcaaatccaaggacTTGAGTCGTCGCATTCGagagttctttacaccgttgagaccgtcgtattgtggttaagatcctagtatagtttttttATATTGATTCTTTAATTTTGGTTAGACCCTAATTGGGTTGATTGGGggtttttgggagtattgtgattaTGGATTGTGATAGTATGATTATATgatgataggaggtgatttcgtagaggagtacttttgatttgatgattgtgtcggttgtggtgattgcatttccaggtaggatttcctactcagttattgtttacatgatCATGTGGTAATTGTTAGTTGTTGGTTATGGTTAATGGCAATTGTTTATATCGTAATTGGAATTGGTATTGTTGATGTtgtggttggttgttgttgtctgtggttcgcgaggtgggcactcggctgagtggagtcacttgcgggactgacttcacgcccttgattcgcctcttgtggaacccgccacaagaggggatgtgcacattaaggaacatgggttttgcTCGGTaatgatgagcgaggcttaggtgggaacggttgcggtccccgactggcggagtggattactggttgcgactgctaatctggcaggactagaccttcgggctagtcaggtgattggtgatgtgatggtGTTGGGGAATTGTGATGTGTTGTGTTTTACTGTGGTTTTGGTTTATATTATGTaagcagtaactgaccccgtttaattgttttaaaaactgtggcgatccattcggggatggtgagcagttattgagaagGTATGATACGGATGCGCGATGGATAACTGGGCTTGAGTCATCACGAGtcatttagaagtcttccgctgttatGTCGAACTTTATATTTACattagttggtttttggatttggaacagttgtatcacaGTTTTACAGTTTTgaattttgttatgtaatcactttaagcttatctatttaaagtacgttcttgtatggtcaatttgatatacactGCTTCTGGTAACCGaa
Protein-coding sequences here:
- the LOC141620915 gene encoding uncharacterized protein LOC141620915, producing the protein MANLNNTIILENPEDNIILNSSGNDVPSASAILDSSDPLYLHPAESAHPIVVDTKLTGIDNYFEWKRQMEIVICIKRKLGMLTGVVKKPKNDPLRELLGSPTTDYLQRQFSVSNGARKFRLNKELENLEQGDKSICEYFTELRILWQNIELMNDWPPITQMTAEINAWLEAHLKEQDERKLFQFLNNLHPSYSTLRSNILMMTPLPIVEEVAAILQQEEAQRKNYKSSANMDVDNSAFYASQRNEDNIPFCNKCQQKGHPLSSCWRIVGYPVGHPMHQYFPAPQNSQNSEKPTGGQAAGASRGYRSGMQRGRSQKHPTRGNRGKMAATTMTSGGNEDMTGAITLTTAQFDQLMKNQKGKDIAYPNTEKEMEANFAGMALSTSNCLNNKSLEWIIDSGASDHMISDFELLQNCKPLITKPKINLPNGVSSVVSHCGTFQLQNGMTLHKVFYVPTFKHNLLSVQKLVKDEKCVVTFYEHMCVIQDSRTRRIKAFGREDKGIYYLLNNDSPRSPRVCGSITEFNSCKGKSYFVANSGLKDSEGILCNPCTTSDSQCNELTSFNENNGSVWHLRSDNALELVEGASKKFLLSTGIWKQTRCVDRPQQNGVVERKHRHLLEISRAIRDVKFFESMFPCKVKHFGQQMSTLQSEQMPLPRQELYAEEPVLPPSTMPEIPAAEEATLTTAVADPSVRPLRHRKAPEWTKDYECDNLVMAPATVVNVAQLHMARSFAGAATLDSFTPDPTHFHEAIQDQKWVDVMNSELQALAVNNTWVLTDLPKGRKAIGSK